DNA from bacterium:
CGACCGCGGCCAGGGCGTAGACGACGGTTTTGAGACCCGTCGTCCGCGCGCGCCTCAAGGGGAGAAAAACCAGGAGGAGCACGCCCGCGGCGAGGAAGTCCAGAAGGGTGTACAGGAGCCCGCCGACGGAGGCCTCCGCCGACCAGCCGGCCTGCAGGAGCAGGCTCGAGCGCCGGACTAGGAGGGCCGCCGCGGCCACCAGCCCGCCGTAAACGACGAAAATTTCCATCCGGGGGGTGAGTTTCATCGGATAAGCCCGCCTGGAACGGACAAAACTATACCACCCCGGGGGGCAATAAAAAACCCCGCCCATTTCGGACGGGGTGCCGCCGGGGTGCCGTGCGGATTTGGGGGTGCGGAACACCGGCGGGCTTAACCCATTACTCCCCTATAAGGGGCTGATTTTACCGGCTCCGGGCGGAGGGAATTACCCGTGCGGACGTCCGCGACGGGTTCCCAGCCGGAGTCGGCGCGATGATTACATTTTACCATTCGGGGGCCGACGGTTGAACCATCCAAGCCGTCGCTTTGGACCCTAGCGGAACGCGGCGTTCGGTCTTTGAGAAAGGTGGTGACCTCGACCAGGATCGCGTTCGGCATAGTAGTCCTCCGGTCGTTTTAAAAAGCAACAAGCGTGCCATGGGAACGGATGGGCCCCGGAGCGGTTTTCTCCGCATTAAAACAGCGGAAACGCCGTTTCAGGCCCAGATTGACCCGCTCATTATGGTTCGGGAGGCGGGACATCCGCGGCACATTGCGAAGAGGGCGGTAATCCGCCCTCCGATGTCGTCCATCCGGTTTTGAATCAGCGCGGAAGCTCAATCCCCTCCACCTCGCCCCCGGTTTTCTCCCTGAGCCTCTCCCCTATCCGGTCGACACTTTCCCGGAGCGGCTCCAGGGCCGCCGGGTCGTTGACCTCGATCACCAGGGTCCGGCCGCGGAGCCCCTTGACGCGGGTCCGCCGGGCGAGGGACGCCCCGACGATCTCCTCCCACACAAGGCGCAGCCGACCCAGACGCACCGCTTCCCTCAGCCGTCTGGAGCCCAGGCTTCCCCCGACCAGATCGCCGATGCGCCTCGGCTCACCCATCACGGCTCTCCGGCGGAGTCGGCGCTGTAGATGTGCGGCTTGCCGCGCCGGATGGCGATGGAGACGGCGAGGGCCGAGCCCCCGAAGAGTAGAATCACGCCCACGGCGAACATGATCCAGGCCCCCAGGGTCATGTGCTGGGTCCGGTCAATGGCCGCCAACCCTTCTTCGACGGCCTCCCGGAGGCGGGGCGAGAGGTTTTGCCGGGCGAGGTTTTCCAGGAACGCCCGCCCCTCGTCGTAGCCGATGGGGGCCAGGCTGAAGGACGAGCGGCGGTTCCACTTCGCCGGTGGACCGGATTCCAGGAGCTTGGGCTCGTCGCTCATGTACCCGTCCTTAAAAAATACCGACGGCAGGATTTTACCAGAGGGGGCGCCGAGGTTCAACGCGGCGGAGGGGGTACACCGGTCCGGGTTTCGCGGACCTCCCGGATGTAGGGCGGGGATTTTATTCCCCGCCGCATTTATTTGCAGAAAATATCCTCCCTGGGATTGACGCCTCCCTTTTTATGTGCTAGTTTAACTGGTGCAATGGATAAGTCCTACTCAAGAGAAATGCGAAAGGCACTGTTACTCGGAGGGGTAGTCCTCCTCTTCGCCGCCCTGACCGCCTGTTCGGACGGGCTGTCCACGGGGGCTGACGACCCCCTGGCGGACAGGGCTGATTACTACGTTTACGGCACCGTCTACATCCCTCCCACATCTCCACATACCGCCACTGTAGGACTGCGGCACGTCTACACTGAACCGGGCGGCACCTACCTCAAAGAAACAACCGCGGGACAAAATGGCTATTACCAGATTTACTTGGGTGACTTGAGCTACTGCTGGCTTGCTTGCGACGCCTGGTATGAGGAGGATGACACGAGGTGGCAGGGTACGAGCAGCGATTTTTACTGGGACGGTGATCTCTACCCCGATTATCACCAGAACATCATCATGTACGAACAATGAGTAACCCCCGAAGGGTTGCTCAATCTTTTTGAGGAGGAAGCGGGATGAAAACCCTTGTATTCTTCACCGTCCTGGTCGCCACGATTGCCTTGGCGGGCGGGACCGTATCCGTCGGACCGGAGCCGCCTTCGGAGTACAACGCACATTGGCGGCTTATGGCGAACCCAGGTGTTATATGCGTCCGCGACGGCCTGTACGTTTACGGCTGCAACGACGCGGCCGGCCTGATATACATGGGCCAGCCCATCAACCTCGGCGGCTATGACGGCGTCAGCATAAGCATATCTTTTAGCTACTCCCTGGAAACCGCCGACGACGGGGATTACCTCGTGGTCTACCTCGCCGACGAAGGGGCTTGGAATTGGTTCTGCGAATTCAGGGGCAACACCGACGGCCTGACCGACTACACCACCACCCTCGACGACTACTACGGCTGCAGAGACCTGGGAATCAGCATCCTGTGGGTTTCCGATGAGACGGGGGTGGCCGGTGGAATCTGCCTGAATGGCATAAGTATCGCCGGCATCAATTGGGGGGAG
Protein-coding regions in this window:
- a CDS encoding DUF721 domain-containing protein, with product MGEPRRIGDLVGGSLGSRRLREAVRLGRLRLVWEEIVGASLARRTRVKGLRGRTLVIEVNDPAALEPLRESVDRIGERLREKTGGEVEGIELPR
- a CDS encoding MetS family NSS transporter small subunit; translated protein: MSDEPKLLESGPPAKWNRRSSFSLAPIGYDEGRAFLENLARQNLSPRLREAVEEGLAAIDRTQHMTLGAWIMFAVGVILLFGGSALAVSIAIRRGKPHIYSADSAGEP